In Pelosinus sp. UFO1, one genomic interval encodes:
- a CDS encoding LysR family transcriptional regulator, translating into MDLEDIKVFREVVLHGSMTQAAETLGYAQSSVTARIRKLEANLKVNLFYRNAKGVQLTPSGQIFLEYGSKITQLTEELYLLLSPSEVPNGLLRIGSMETTAAIRLPSLLKKYHSLYDKVELSLQTGPTEYLINQVLNYELDLAFVAAPVNHPEITEIESFREEMVLVAENKENIQDILDIIRNRTILVFRPGCSYRSLLERYLLESKSIPLRRFEFGSLEAIIGGVSAGIGISLLPKSVIEDKLQSGVLIAYELPSHLRICTTMIIRRKDVIQTAAMANFIDLIST; encoded by the coding sequence ATGGATTTAGAAGATATAAAAGTTTTCCGCGAAGTAGTATTGCATGGTTCCATGACCCAAGCAGCAGAAACTCTAGGATACGCACAATCCAGTGTTACTGCACGCATACGAAAACTAGAAGCTAACTTAAAAGTGAATTTATTTTATCGTAATGCCAAAGGAGTGCAGCTCACTCCCTCCGGTCAAATTTTCCTAGAGTACGGCTCAAAAATTACACAACTCACGGAAGAATTATACCTCCTCTTGAGTCCAAGTGAAGTTCCAAACGGATTACTGCGAATTGGCTCTATGGAAACAACAGCCGCAATTCGACTACCTTCGCTGCTCAAAAAATATCATTCCTTATATGATAAGGTCGAATTATCACTTCAGACTGGGCCTACCGAATACTTAATTAATCAAGTTCTGAATTACGAGCTCGATCTGGCCTTTGTCGCAGCGCCTGTCAATCATCCAGAAATCACTGAAATCGAAAGCTTTAGAGAAGAGATGGTTCTGGTTGCCGAGAATAAAGAAAATATCCAAGATATTTTGGATATTATAAGAAATAGAACGATATTAGTTTTCCGCCCTGGCTGCTCTTATCGATCATTGCTTGAGCGATATTTATTGGAAAGCAAATCGATACCTTTGAGGCGTTTTGAATTTGGATCTCTGGAGGCTATTATTGGCGGTGTGTCAGCTGGTATCGGAATCTCCTTATTGCCTAAGTCTGTTATAGAAGATAAACTTCAATCAGGCGTTCTAATCGCTTATGAATTGCCATCTCATCTACGAATTTGCACAACAATGATAATACGAAGAAAAGATGTGATACAAACAGCGGCCATGGCTAATTTTATTGACTTAATAAGTACCTAA
- a CDS encoding diguanylate cyclase domain-containing protein has product MTTFYKKMNGLLSYNTIPGFTRLLLLASISVFTLFFFIFVSREVETTRNYILKNFEQTIKIQRSMIEDWFNNHAGQIKTFSELQSTKDGDVEVIKKNIETFSRNNSEFWWLSFIDVNGLTYDGANVSDREYFKQGLLGSSYTTDVFYSRVTNTPVILFSSPIFDRGGNVIGVVAGSVKLTTISKTMEQFQFGSTGESYLVDRNGIMVTPTRLTSDVATRGIPNTNGRISVKGTYGFEQAIQGKSGSEVYTDFRGQRVFGAFSAIGNPNWTIIAEVDEAEILAPLYKNLSILGLVYLALLVILVYLITAFTQRINRPVFDLVAMANKVESGDYGVVSYQEGSFSKAPQELQYLNKAFISMAQKLIATIDELNQVNNLLIEAEDKFRSLVENSLVGVSFLVDGKITYLNPKMEEMIGYTMEEVKQLSSFLEYVHPDDREFVLDKAQRRMDGDIGHYSYEIRFVHKDGTIIDVYILTSTCIINGKKAILGSVIDISERKRWESKLEYMSYHDAGTGLYNRAYFELQINQMATSDRDIGIIICDVDKLKQINDFLGHHTGDALLKAAAQAISFNDRQIISTRIGGDEFALLVWDATEENMNTLREDITAKIQAYRRNKGSLPLYISIGCSLGKGFRVSEVLRQADDAMYQDKNTNRTKIGERVMKYLEGLD; this is encoded by the coding sequence ATGACCACCTTTTACAAAAAGATGAATGGATTGTTATCCTATAATACAATTCCCGGCTTTACTAGACTACTTTTATTGGCATCTATCAGTGTTTTTACACTGTTCTTTTTCATTTTCGTTTCACGCGAAGTTGAAACAACCCGCAATTACATCTTAAAAAACTTTGAACAGACTATCAAGATTCAACGGAGTATGATCGAGGATTGGTTCAATAATCATGCTGGGCAGATAAAAACGTTCTCTGAGCTTCAGTCAACGAAAGATGGAGATGTAGAAGTAATAAAGAAAAATATTGAGACATTTTCACGTAACAACTCAGAATTCTGGTGGTTATCATTTATAGATGTAAATGGCTTGACATACGATGGCGCTAACGTTTCAGACCGGGAGTACTTTAAGCAAGGCTTACTTGGAAGTTCGTATACTACAGATGTTTTTTATAGTCGAGTCACGAATACACCAGTAATTTTATTTTCATCTCCTATATTCGACCGAGGTGGCAATGTTATAGGAGTAGTTGCTGGGTCGGTAAAATTAACCACGATTAGCAAAACTATGGAGCAGTTTCAATTCGGGTCAACAGGAGAAAGCTATCTCGTTGACCGAAACGGTATAATGGTTACACCAACGCGACTGACGAGTGACGTTGCCACTCGTGGAATACCAAATACGAATGGGCGTATTAGCGTAAAAGGGACATACGGTTTTGAACAGGCAATACAAGGAAAGTCGGGGTCGGAAGTATACACGGATTTCCGCGGACAACGTGTGTTCGGCGCGTTCTCCGCAATTGGAAATCCCAATTGGACCATAATAGCCGAAGTAGATGAGGCTGAAATTTTGGCCCCACTCTACAAAAATCTTAGCATATTAGGCTTGGTATATCTCGCCTTATTAGTTATCTTAGTTTATCTGATCACCGCTTTTACACAGAGAATAAACCGACCGGTTTTCGATCTAGTAGCAATGGCTAATAAAGTAGAAAGTGGAGATTATGGTGTAGTATCATACCAAGAAGGCTCCTTTTCAAAAGCTCCTCAGGAATTACAGTACTTGAACAAAGCTTTTATTTCCATGGCGCAAAAATTAATTGCCACTATTGATGAACTGAACCAAGTGAATAATTTACTCATAGAGGCAGAAGATAAATTCCGAAGCCTCGTGGAGAATTCCCTTGTTGGCGTTTCTTTTTTAGTGGACGGAAAGATAACGTATTTAAACCCAAAGATGGAAGAAATGATTGGTTATACCATGGAAGAAGTGAAACAGCTGAGTAGTTTTCTTGAGTATGTTCATCCTGACGATAGAGAATTTGTTCTGGATAAAGCTCAAAGGAGAATGGATGGCGATATAGGTCATTATAGTTACGAGATTCGCTTTGTTCACAAAGATGGTACTATTATCGATGTTTATATACTTACCAGCACATGTATAATCAATGGCAAGAAAGCTATCTTGGGAAGTGTTATTGACATTAGTGAGCGAAAAAGATGGGAAAGTAAACTAGAATATATGAGTTACCATGACGCCGGAACTGGTCTGTATAACCGGGCTTACTTCGAACTTCAAATCAATCAGATGGCTACGTCTGACCGGGATATTGGTATTATTATCTGTGATGTGGATAAGTTGAAGCAAATTAACGATTTCTTAGGACATCATACTGGCGATGCACTATTAAAGGCAGCGGCACAAGCGATCTCGTTTAACGATAGGCAAATTATTTCGACGCGAATTGGCGGTGACGAATTTGCTCTTCTAGTATGGGATGCCACAGAAGAGAACATGAATACGTTGCGTGAAGATATTACCGCTAAAATCCAAGCATATAGAAGGAATAAGGGTTCGCTACCATTGTATATTTCCATAGGCTGTAGCTTAGGGAAGGGGTTTAGAGTGAGTGAGGTTCTACGTCAGGCTGATGATGCCATGTATCAAGATAAAAATACCAATCGGACGAAAATCGGGGAGCGGGTAATGAAATATCTAGAAGGCTTAGATTAA
- a CDS encoding DUF1871 family protein translates to MDEKLITIINEWNPMDIHPLIVDEYAYEIKRIQGIFNRNLHNAYDLGEIIKRVFIDSFGERFPKSLEECIKVAKKYFL, encoded by the coding sequence ATGGACGAAAAACTGATAACTATAATAAATGAATGGAATCCTATGGATATACATCCACTAATAGTTGATGAGTATGCTTATGAGATAAAAAGAATACAAGGAATTTTTAATCGTAATTTACACAATGCTTATGATTTGGGAGAAATTATAAAAAGAGTCTTTATTGACAGCTTTGGTGAAAGGTTCCCTAAATCACTAGAGGAGTGCATAAAAGTAGCAAAAAAGTATTTTTTATAA
- a CDS encoding DUF4258 domain-containing protein — translation MTFTRLPQIPANIANKQDTGDYAAKNQSSGIGVSTGPKAGTTGSVNQGKTDSTYASVTEQAGIYAGDGGFNITVSKNTDLKGAVISSDATPDKNKISTDTLTYSDIQNKAEYSASSVGVNLDTRKDAKLNEKGLTPNIGVKASGDADSTTKSAISPGTIEVRSNPTQDLSKLSRDPEGALNALGKIFDKKTVQEQQELAKVFGEVAFEQIHIISKANGWDEGSPQKIALHAFVGAVMADMGGGNALSGAVGAGLNEAVQKELKDKFKDNPDMHQWASAIIGAAAAAVVGGDAQTGGSTAASGTKNNALYDYEIVRFKDKLSKAVNDGAGKEELVDLIKEYWSSSRGNANGSDSPYHFNDFTDMEGGTVGQDFKNFLKTNVAYDWNVAFAANAYDVNATWANLVDHISSPTTISYARAVNGVTQEAVDKHQFESDWTTAGGFLIGGTGLGKWSSKLAQIGDNFGKAGVLVENPGTKVNWSLQTQHGADRMAERGVTSEMVDSWVQNGKALEQAGGRKHLFFTPDGAAVLGTDGYLVTVIPKRYYDDAYKALSKALFGE, via the coding sequence TTGACCTTTACTCGACTGCCACAGATACCTGCCAATATAGCCAACAAGCAGGATACAGGTGACTACGCAGCGAAGAATCAAAGCAGTGGAATTGGAGTTAGTACAGGACCTAAAGCCGGTACAACTGGTTCTGTAAACCAAGGCAAAACTGACTCTACCTACGCAAGTGTCACAGAACAAGCAGGCATCTATGCTGGTGACGGTGGTTTTAATATCACTGTTAGTAAGAATACTGACCTGAAAGGTGCGGTCATTTCCAGCGACGCTACTCCAGATAAAAACAAGATTAGCACAGATACTCTTACTTACTCTGATATACAAAATAAGGCGGAGTACAGCGCAAGTAGTGTAGGGGTAAATCTTGATACTAGAAAAGACGCTAAATTAAACGAAAAAGGTTTAACTCCTAATATTGGGGTAAAAGCATCAGGAGATGCAGACAGCACAACCAAATCAGCTATTTCTCCTGGTACGATTGAAGTACGTAGCAATCCAACTCAAGACTTATCGAAACTTAGCCGTGATCCAGAAGGGGCATTAAATGCCTTAGGCAAGATATTTGATAAGAAAACTGTTCAAGAACAGCAGGAATTAGCTAAGGTATTTGGTGAAGTAGCATTTGAACAAATTCATATAATCAGCAAGGCCAATGGTTGGGATGAAGGAAGTCCTCAAAAGATAGCACTACATGCTTTTGTCGGAGCAGTAATGGCTGATATGGGTGGCGGAAATGCTTTATCAGGAGCTGTTGGTGCTGGATTAAATGAGGCGGTTCAAAAAGAACTAAAAGACAAATTTAAAGATAATCCTGATATGCATCAATGGGCGAGCGCTATTATAGGTGCTGCTGCTGCTGCAGTAGTTGGAGGAGATGCACAAACTGGTGGATCAACTGCAGCTAGCGGTACGAAGAATAATGCATTATATGATTATGAGATTGTCCGCTTTAAAGATAAACTATCTAAAGCTGTAAATGATGGTGCAGGAAAAGAAGAACTTGTAGATTTGATTAAGGAGTATTGGAGCAGTAGTAGGGGTAATGCGAACGGGTCTGACTCTCCTTATCATTTTAATGATTTTACTGATATGGAAGGCGGTACTGTTGGTCAAGATTTTAAAAACTTCTTGAAGACAAACGTTGCTTATGACTGGAATGTAGCTTTTGCAGCTAATGCTTATGATGTTAATGCAACATGGGCGAATTTGGTTGACCATATATCTAGTCCAACGACAATTTCTTATGCGAGAGCAGTAAATGGTGTTACTCAAGAAGCAGTAGATAAACATCAGTTTGAATCTGATTGGACTACAGCAGGTGGCTTTTTAATAGGAGGAACTGGTTTAGGTAAGTGGTCGAGTAAACTTGCGCAAATTGGAGATAATTTCGGAAAAGCTGGTGTGCTTGTAGAAAACCCAGGAACTAAAGTAAATTGGTCACTACAAACTCAGCATGGAGCTGATAGAATGGCTGAAAGAGGAGTTACATCGGAAATGGTTGACTCTTGGGTTCAAAATGGAAAGGCATTAGAACAAGCGGGAGGAAGAAAACATTTGTTTTTCACCCCAGATGGAGCGGCAGTTCTTGGGACAGATGGATACCTTGTAACAGTAATTCCTAAAAGATATTATGATGATGCCTATAAAGCTCTATCAAAAGCTTTATTTGGTGAGTAG
- a CDS encoding alpha/beta hydrolase, with translation MDKGRCVLLKESLSRIGLIGIIVLTLITLFPREGWCNDFERRDVTFKSQGLDCAAWYYIPNDVKSGEKRPAIVMANGLSAVKEMGLDKFAEKFAEAGFVVLVFDYRYFGASEGEPRGQFFYYDQQQDYRNAITWVSLQKEVDSQRVGLWGTSLSGGHVLHLAAFDKRVKAVVAQVPASYTWETYYQNAKPEALEGMREWFAKNRSNEYTTGIVQYIPVVAPQGQPSCLSQKESYEWFTEAAKTAPNWENKVTAESIDINKEYAPMTYIHIISPTPLLMIVADHDNVCPTDVQKRGFALAGEPKQLVVVEGSHFSVYSGNAFIKASTSAVDWFKKYLKS, from the coding sequence ATGGACAAAGGAAGGTGTGTACTCTTGAAAGAAAGTTTATCAAGAATAGGCTTAATAGGAATAATCGTTCTGACTCTTATCACATTATTTCCACGTGAAGGTTGGTGCAATGACTTCGAACGGCGTGATGTAACTTTCAAAAGCCAGGGACTAGATTGTGCAGCCTGGTATTATATCCCTAATGATGTGAAATCTGGAGAAAAAAGACCTGCAATTGTTATGGCTAATGGCTTGAGCGCTGTAAAAGAGATGGGACTTGATAAATTTGCAGAGAAATTTGCCGAAGCTGGATTTGTTGTATTGGTTTTCGATTATCGATATTTTGGTGCAAGTGAAGGAGAACCCCGAGGGCAATTCTTCTACTATGATCAGCAACAGGATTACCGTAATGCAATTACTTGGGTATCCCTTCAAAAGGAGGTTGATTCTCAGCGCGTGGGTCTCTGGGGCACTTCTTTGAGTGGTGGTCATGTGTTACATTTAGCTGCTTTTGATAAGCGTGTAAAGGCAGTAGTTGCTCAAGTTCCAGCATCCTACACTTGGGAAACTTATTATCAAAATGCTAAACCTGAAGCGCTGGAAGGGATGAGAGAATGGTTCGCTAAAAATCGGAGCAATGAGTATACTACAGGTATAGTACAATATATCCCTGTAGTTGCACCGCAGGGACAGCCTTCATGTCTTAGCCAAAAAGAATCTTATGAGTGGTTTACAGAAGCTGCTAAGACAGCCCCTAATTGGGAAAATAAAGTTACTGCGGAATCTATAGACATTAACAAAGAATATGCTCCAATGACATACATTCATATTATATCTCCAACGCCATTACTGATGATTGTTGCAGATCATGATAATGTGTGTCCGACCGATGTTCAAAAGAGGGGCTTCGCACTTGCTGGAGAACCGAAGCAATTGGTTGTTGTTGAAGGTAGTCACTTCAGTGTTTATAGTGGAAATGCATTTATTAAGGCATCAACTTCGGCAGTTGACTGGTTCAAGAAGTATTTAAAGTCATAA